In a single window of the Scyliorhinus torazame isolate Kashiwa2021f chromosome 2, sScyTor2.1, whole genome shotgun sequence genome:
- the LOC140397985 gene encoding transmembrane protein 229B-like: MAAAEPLSALSRWYLYAIHGYFCEVMFTAAWDFVVHFNWKFPGVTSVWALFIYGTSMLIVERMYLYLKDKCCTAARCLIYTIWTYIWEFSTGYILRQFNACPWDYSQFEFDFMGLITLEYAIPWLCASFIMEKLVIRNTLRLRFDRQQDAVPGTARSPGALSNGHIKTN, encoded by the coding sequence ATGGCTGCAGCAGAGCCTCTGAGTGCCCTCTCTCGCTGGTATCTCTATGCCATCCATGGCTACTTCTGCGAAGTGATGTTTACAGCGGCATGGGATTTTGTGGTGCATTTCAACTGGAAGTTCCCCGGGGtcaccagtgtctgggccctcttcATTTACGGGACATCCATGCTGATTGTGGAGAGGATGTACCTCTATCTTAAGGACAAGTGCTGCACCGCCGCCCGCTGCCTCATCTACACCATCTGGACGTACATTTGGGAGTTCTCCACGGGCTACATCCTGCGCCAGTTCAATGCCTGCCCCTGGGACTACTCTCAGTTCGAGTTTGACTTCATGGGTTTGATCACCCTCGAGTACGCCATCCCCTGGCTCTGCGCCTCCTTCATCATGGAGAAGCTGGTCATCAGGAACACACTGCGCTTACGCTTCGACCGCCAGCAGGATGCAGTCCCGGGGACAGCCCGCTCTCCCGGCGCCCTGTCGAACGGGCACATCAAAACCAACTGA